The Syngnathus typhle isolate RoL2023-S1 ecotype Sweden linkage group LG1, RoL_Styp_1.0, whole genome shotgun sequence genome includes a window with the following:
- the dcps gene encoding m7GpppX diphosphatase: MADISTNRENNPEAFDEFTQRTKKTKTNHGDEQGENGRESGKNVLSGFQTTTVLSDSAREKTIFVHGKLADQNAVVILEKTPIREGALSEIFAASTLELDMRNDIYCTYRLRSPPHLNEMKATVVCPATEKHVQKYQRQESFLVEETTDDYQSITLPFIQKQSFSVQWVYNILEKKAESERIVFEDPDPKLGFVLLPDFKWDQKQTDNLYLIAITHQRNIKSLRDLTSEHIPLLQNIFQKGKEAIQQHYSLPGSKLRVYLHYQPSYYHLHVHFTKLGYDAPGCGVERAHLLTDVIQNLHSDPHYYKTRTLSFPLRADDGLLAQFKEAGKL, translated from the exons ATGGCGGACATTTCAACTAACCGTGAAAATAATCCCGAAGCATTCGATGAATTTACTCAAAgaaccaaaaagacaaaaacaaaccacGGAGATGAGCAAGGAGAGAATGGAAGGGAATCGGGAAAAAATGTCCTGTCAGGTTTTCAAACTACTACCGTGTTGAGTGATTCTGCCAGAGAGAAAACCATCTTCGTCCACGGAAAG CTTGCCGACCAGAATGCTGTAGTCATCCTGGAGAAGACTCCCATCAGAGAAGGTGCTCTGTCTGAAATATTTGCTGCTTCCACCCTGGAGTTAGATATGAGGAATGACATCTACTGCACCTACCGTCTCCGGTCTCCACCTCACCTTAACG AGATGAAGGCGACTGTGGTGTGTCCAGCCACTGAGAAGCATGTGCAGAAATACCAGCGTCAGGAGAGTTTCTTGGTGGAGGAGACAACGGATGACTACCAGTCCATCACTCTTCCCTTCATCCAAAAGCAGAGTTTTAGTGTGCAG TGGGTATACAACATCCTGGAGAAGAAGGCTGAGTCTGAGCGCATAGTGTTTGAAGATCCAGACCCAAAGCTTGGGTTTGTCCTCCTCCCGGATTTCAAATGGGATCAAAAACAG ACTGATAATTTGTACCTGATTGCCATCACACATCAGAGAAACATCAAAAGTCTGAGGGATCTGACATCAGAGCACATCCCACTccttcaaaacattttccagAAAGGAAAG GAGGCCATCCAGCAGCATTACAGCCTTCCAGGCAGCAAGCTGAGAGTCTACTTGCACTACCAACCATCTTACTACCACCTTCATGTCCACTTCACCAAACTTGGCTACGATGCGCCGGGTTGTGGTGTGGAGCGAGCCCACCTCCTCACAGATGTCATCCAGAACCTTCACTCAGACCCACACTACTACAAAACCAGAACACTCTCGTTCCCCCTCCGGGCAGATGATGGATTGCTCGCTCAGTTTAAGGAAGCCGGGAAGTTATAA